GGCAAGCAGCCATCCTACGCCTCCGAGGCGCGATAATACGCCCCTGAATAGTAGTAGACTGAGACCAGAGGTGAGCAAAGGAGGCACTGACCGAGTCAAAAAGAGGTATTCGTAAATCCGACAATGTTACCGAGTTGACCCGACTGAGACTAGTACTGGCTGGAGATGAAaccttctccccctctcaACGGTAAATCAAATTTTCTCCGGCATGGGTTTGAGGCAACGGCGATGGGATGGGTAGCTCAGGTAGCTCCAGAGAAAGCGCTCCAGCCGAGATTGAGGAGGCCAATAGGATGACTCAGGAACCGATCCGATGCGGTGGCCCGGTGGAGCTCATTTGACCAGCCCCTGGccatcatctcctcctcctcggacACGGGATTTCAGCGGTTGCGGGAGTGGCACTATGTAGACATTGAGCCTGCAGAAACGAAACCAAGTCGAGATGACGTCCGAAATTACAATCGAGACCGTTTGAGTGAGGTGTTGATACTAGCCCAAACTCTATCGGGGCCTAGATCTCTCTGGTTCTATCTCTGTCCCCTTTTCTGATGGGTTTGAGGAATGCAGCCCCATACAACTCCTATcaagcagagagagagagaagagaaagcgTTAGTAAACCGAGAGAGCCACAGAGAAACACCTGTCCTCATTTACCATTTCTAGTCTACGCCGACTGTTGCGACGATCCTTGGTGAGGAGTGTCATGAACGAATAGTGAAAACCCACGATGCGGGGAGGAAATAGTTAGTCATTGCTGTTCTCTCAACCGTTGTGCCCCGTCCTGACGTGGACCCATGGCTGGTGAACATCCTCAGGTTGATGGCAGAGACTCCTACATTTCGGTCGCCGTCCAATAGCTGCGCCGCCCTGGCGGCCGTTGAGTTCCGATCCCAGGCCAGTTCCCATCAAAGAGCGGGTTGCACCGCAGATCGTGGACCCCTCTTGGCGGGGTTGGGTGGCCTATCGTAACCCTACCAACGTCCCCTGTCAGATGCAGGAGAATGCAACGGCGCCGTTCCCCGTGTTGGTTCTCCTGCTGAAGACTCCCCCGAGCAGAAGAATTTCTTTCTTGGCTTCTTCACTTGCGGAGAAATCAGGCTCCCAGACATACATTCAACATCCAGTCGATCTGATAGCAGTTGCCTTTgtccctttctctctttctttctctctcgctctctctctcgctctctctgtctctcttctctttcccACCCCCGTTTGTTCATCCCGCAAAACGGCTAGCGCCATGCTGGACGTAGTCATTGTTGGAGCCGGCATAGCTGGCCTCTCGGCTGGCATCTCTTTCCGCCGCGCGGGCCACCAGGTGCGCATCTACGAGCGATCCTCGTTgagcgacgaggtcggcgccgccatcaacgTGCCACCCAACACGTCGAGGTTCCTCACCCGATGGGGTCTCGACCCGGAAGCTTCGGGCTTCGTCAAGGCCGGGCCTGTCCAGCTCCAGGACCCCTTGACGATGGAGATCACGTCGACCGACGCCAACACGGACAACGTGGAGATGTACGATGCCGAGCTGTGGTACGCGCACCGCGTGGATCTGCACGATACCCTCAAAAGGATAGCGACCAGTCCAACGGGCCCGGGTGCTCCCGTCACCATCCATCCGAACTCGTGCGTCGTTGGATACGTGAGTGCCGCGTACGGGGAAAAACCCCCCTGTCCATCTGTCCTCCGTGACGTTACTTTTTTTTGGTGCTGATCAGGCTGCAGAACCCCGAACTGCCGGCCGTGCTCATgcaggatggcgaggagATCCAAGCCGACTTGGTCGTGGCCGCGGATGGCATTCACTCCATCGCATGCGAGACGGTTCTCGGCGAGAAGAACCCTCCCGTGCCGCCCGTTCACTATAACTCGTGTTATCGATTTTTGATCCCCtccgaggtcctcgaggaaGACCCCGAAACCAAGTTCTGGAccgaggacgcggacggTCTCTTGCGCATACTCCCCGATAACAAGACCAGTAGAAGAGTGATATCGTACCCGTGCCGCAGGTACGTGTTCCAAGTCAAGCAGAACGGACTATCCGACTGACGGAACAGCAACACGGTTCACAACTTTATCGGCATATTTTATGACGAAGCTATGAAATCGGCTAGCCGTGAAGGTTCGTTCTTTGCCGCCGCTTGACCCCTGCATTCTTACTAATGTTTTGTCCTGCCAGACTACCATGCGAACATCGATAAAGCAGAAGTTGCCGAGAGGTTTGCTGGTTTCCATCCAAGCTTGCTGGCAGTGATCGAGTAAATCCTCCCCGATAACTAGTACAATTAAAGCGGTACCATCGTCTGACAATCACCACAGCAAAGCGACCGACATTAAGCGATGGCCGTTGTTGTACCGCTCGTCTCTGCCCACATGGCGGAAAGGGAGAGTGGTTTTGGCTGGCGATGCAGCCCATCCAGTTTTGCCCCGTAAGTAGTGAAGCTGTCCCCGGGGGGTTGAGAGTTCACGGTTCTCTGTCAGGGGTATCCGCTGACATCTCACGCagatcaaggccaaggcggtGCAATGGGTCTTGAAGACGGAATCGCCCTGGGCGTCGTGATGGCTGGGGCTACAGATGCCTCTGATGTCGAAAAGCGCTTGGAAATATACGAGAAGCTTCGCAAAGACCGTACCAGCGTCATTCAATTGCTGAGCAACGTTGGACACGACGAGACGCATCTCATCGAAGATGCCCTGCTAGAATACATGTCCAAGGAGGAAATACCAAGTAAGTTGCGTTTCTAGGTCGGTACGGGAGACACAATTTTGACTGACGGCATCGACAGAAACACCCAAGGAGTTCTTTACGCACAACTTTGACTATGACATTGTGGACGAGGCTATCAAGATCATGGAGGAGTACGACCCCTCGTTCCATCTGCCCCACGACTTCTTCGAGGATGACTCGTTCAACATGGCCCACATCAGCGGAGAGCTGTCCAAGATGAGTGGGTTCATCAAGGTCGAGACGTGTATCAGCgtcgagacggaggaggtggcggcgtAGACTAGAGGAGCAAAGGAGAATGCATGGGGCTAGCGAGGATTTTTAGACACGCATTTCTTTTTGGTTCCTGGAACAGACAGGACCGTCACATAGTTGCTTGTACATGCTTACCAGGTTGATAAGAATGGCCAGATCATGGAGGACAAGTAGCAACAGAAGGTTTGGGTTTGGCGGGAAGTCCATCTTGAACAAGACATGGAAGAAAAGCACTTCAGGCTTGGAAGGTAAAGTTCCCAAGACACCGCACCTGTTTACAGCCGAGCCTGATGTGGCTGTGCGAAGATAAGACGTATTCAAAGCTGTTCTCAAAATGAACCAATTGGTGACAAAAGTACCATGCGTCCCGTGATCAACAAGACTTGGCAGTGTGCTTGTGGGCAGAGAAACATATTCTGTTTATCGCATAGCCACCTCGATTCAGCCCTGGGCAAACAGACCGCGCAACAGTCAGGCTCCGAACCCAAGGCTCGAGAGTCCTTGCAACTAATGTACATGTCAGTTGTCGCCCTTTTTCTCCCACAACTTGCCCCCACTGACTACGAGATCTAGGGTCCGCCAGATGTCTTTCCGTGAGTACGGTCTCTGGAGACCCCGCACGAACGACCATGTCCCTCTTGTCAGACCTAGTCCTAGAATCAAAACTCGAGACGACATTCCTTCCGAACTACACTCAACACACATACTACAAGCGCGGGACTTCCGGCGAAAAGAGAAGAATACAGGTGAGGGAGCGATGGAAACGGCAGAAGCGGCTGGGCCAAGGGGCCTACGGCAGCGTCTGGTTGGAAACGTGCAGCCGGCCCGCGAAACAGGACGGACCGAAAGTCAGGGCGGTCAAGGAGATCCCTATTGATTTGAGAACAAGAAGTGCTATCGACTGCCACCGAGAACTGGAAGCTGTCATGAAGTTTTCCCAAGCACGAGTAAGACATTCTCCCACTTTCACCAACGGTACAAAGACCTGCCTCCATTCGGTTCTAATGTTTGCTCAATTGCCGTTCCAGTATGTATCGTCGTTCGTACATTCGTTTGGCTGGTTTGAGAGCCCGGATACTACATTCATCGCCATGGAATACGTGGAAAACGGTGATCTCCAGACCTACCTTAACGACCCCATTCCCGAAGAAGAGGCTAAAATGATTGCCTACCAACTTGCCGATGGGCTGAACCATATGCACCAAAACGGTTTTGCACACAGGGATCTCAAACCAGGGGTACGGATAGTTCTGATCAACATACACAACATGAACTGACACTCCGAACAGAACATTCTCGTCGTCTCAAAGGGCCCGCAATGGCTGGTACAGATATCCGACTTTGGAATCAGCAAACGCCTGCGACCGGAACAAGCCACTCTTGGGACCATCAGAATGGGCACTCTAGGATTCATTGCCCCTGAGATGCTGGGCTTTATCCCGGGGAGAGACTGTCCCTACGCTGTCGATATTTGGTCATTAGGTGCCGTCATATTCCGCATGTTGGCCAATGAGCTGTTCCTGGCAGATCTGGATCTGATTCGAAATTACGCCGTCGGCTTGCATCTCTTTCCTGTAGAAAGACTGGCGCCCTTCCAAGTCAAGGATTCCATGAAAGACCTCTTGAGGCAGCTATTGGCTCCAAATCCCAAAAAGCGCCCCTCCACCTCGGAAGTCATGCACCACGAGTCCCTAATGGACGTTGCAGGCAAAGGCGACATAAGTGACAACAGCGAATGGGGGGACTATAGCAATTTGAGCCAGACTGACTCCGAGGCCTGCTATTCCAAGGGCGAGGAGACAGATGGCCCGCCTTCAGCGACATGGAGTACCGACATAGGGTTAGGAGCTTTCACGGACACAACCATCCGGCCAAACAAAACAACCCCACGAGAAGCAAAACCCTGTCTTCCAATTGGGGGTTCGAAAGACACGGATCGACCTCACAGCGATATACAAAGAACTCCTAGCACGCTACCCACTGTTCTTTCTATTTCAACCCGACATATTGTAGAAGGGCCAGTGATCGGACTCTTACCAGCTTCTGATACGAGCCAGACTGAGAGTCCTAAACCCGAGGCAGTGATAAGATCAGTTCCTTACGTACTGGAAGAGGGAGAACCTAAAGCATTGACAGTTCCTAGTTCAGGTGGCTTCGAGATCGACCAGCGCAGAATCCGGACGCTTCATCGATCTATGACGAAAAACAAGGGAGCCAATTCAACAGAGAAGACCAACACGACGTCAAGTGTCACACTGGACTCTGTTGACAACGAAAACCATGAACTACGACCGGCTGATCACCATCGTTCTGCCGAGACGAAAAGGTCCGAACCTGTCCCAACCGCTTCTCAGATCGTCAATGAAGCAGATGAAGGAAATGTTGTTAAGGAAGTTGTTCCTACTCGACCTTCGAACACGAGCATGCCGCACACCAACGACCCGTCCGGGGTAGTCCAAGGCACCCTAAGTAATTTATCCTCAACAAGCCACTCAAAGAAGGCTATTGAGTTCATGAGACATATAACTGGTAGCTTTGGCCCAGGACGAATACCACCTCTACCACGATCGACTTCGATGGATGCAGACCAGGCACCTGTTAAGACTCCCGCCAAAAGACAAACCTCAAAGAGACCCGAGCTTGACGTATCCAAACCACCTACTGAGTCGCGAAACTTTTCTCGCGCACAGCCACGAATAGAAACGAGATATCAAGAACATTCATCACACCACCGCACTGCAAGCAGAAGTCCTTCGCGACCGCACTCAGTTGAAGATTCTTCTCCGAGGACAAAGAGTCCCGATGTCGCTTCTGCCCTTCATTCCGCTGGACCTAGTCATGTACCAAAGACGGGGTCGCATCACCGaaagtcctcgtcgtcggacaCGTCACGCACCGCGGCCGAGCCTTCAGACTCCTCCTATTGTCTAGGCGATCCGAAGACGTTCCAGGAACCGGAAACACCTTGCGAGTACGAGCATACAACCTCGTGGGGGGCTCAGAATTACCCCCTGGAAAACGTTGTGGCGTGGCTCACGTCAGTCTCATCCGACACGGACTACGATCCCG
This genomic interval from Colletotrichum higginsianum IMI 349063 chromosome 9, whole genome shotgun sequence contains the following:
- a CDS encoding FAD binding domain-containing protein, translated to MQENATAPFPVLVLLLKTPPSRRISFLASSLAEKSGSQTYIQHPVDLIAVAFVPFSLSFSLALSLALSVSLLFPTPVCSSRKTASAMLDVVIVGAGIAGLSAGISFRRAGHQVRIYERSSLSDEVGAAINVPPNTSRFLTRWGLDPEASGFVKAGPVQLQDPLTMEITSTDANTDNVEMYDAELWYAHRVDLHDTLKRIATSPTGPGAPVTIHPNSCVVGYNPELPAVLMQDGEEIQADLVVAADGIHSIACETVLGEKNPPVPPVHYNSCYRFLIPSEVLEEDPETKFWTEDADGLLRILPDNKTSRRVISYPCRRYVFQVKQNGLSD
- a CDS encoding FAD binding domain-containing protein, which gives rise to MKSASREDYHANIDKAEVAERFAGFHPSLLAVIDKATDIKRWPLLYRSSLPTWRKGRVVLAGDAAHPVLPHQGQGGAMGLEDGIALGVVMAGATDASDVEKRLEIYEKLRKDRTSVIQLLSNVGHDETHLIEDALLEYMSKEEIPKTPKEFFTHNFDYDIVDEAIKIMEEYDPSFHLPHDFFEDDSFNMAHISGELSKMSGFIKVETCISVETEEVAA
- a CDS encoding Calcium/calmodulin-dependent protein kinase type 1B, with amino-acid sequence MSLLSDLVLESKLETTFLPNYTQHTYYKRGTSGEKRRIQVRERWKRQKRLGQGAYGSVWLETCSRPAKQDGPKVRAVKEIPIDLRTRSAIDCHRELEAVMKFSQARVRHSPTFTNGTKTCLHSVLMFAQLPFQYVSSFVHSFGWFESPDTTFIAMEYVENGDLQTYLNDPIPEEEAKMIAYQLADGLNHMHQNGFAHRDLKPGNILVVSKGPQWLVQISDFGISKRLRPEQATLGTIRMGTLGFIAPEMLGFIPGRDCPYAVDIWSLGAVIFRMLANELFLADLDLIRNYAVGLHLFPVERLAPFQVKDSMKDLLRQLLAPNPKKRPSTSEVMHHESLMDVAGKGDISDNSEWGDYSNLSQTDSEACYSKGEETDGPPSATWSTDIGLGAFTDTTIRPNKTTPREAKPCLPIGGSKDTDRPHSDIQRTPSTLPTVLSISTRHIVEGPVIGLLPASDTSQTESPKPEAVIRSVPYVLEEGEPKALTVPSSGGFEIDQRRIRTLHRSMTKNKGANSTEKTNTTSSVTLDSVDNENHELRPADHHRSAETKRSEPVPTASQIVNEADEGNVVKEVVPTRPSNTSMPHTNDPSGVVQGTLSNLSSTSHSKKAIEFMRHITGSFGPGRIPPLPRSTSMDADQAPVKTPAKRQTSKRPELDVSKPPTESRNFSRAQPRIETRYQEHSSHHRTASRSPSRPHSVEDSSPRTKSPDVASALHSAGPSHVPKTGSHHRKSSSSDTSRTAAEPSDSSYCLGDPKTFQEPETPCEYEHTTSWGAQNYPLENVVAWLTSVSSDTDYDPGSYEEFLRQNGRGLHPARMSTDFPVRGRERFYPSPHDAEMVHRVKHLGPKFNLVTICKWFTNCDDFYRRIRQAPIKLHCLNLQQLVTTLVSLHDAMTSLQLYNAFLPTSTLEIDAQEKLASFIKIGQSLVCEFWTFVDTGSKVLAKKKVNREEDIYETGRVLLMVLSEQKEMLHFLRKTEDFCAAFERDVCGTEARD